From the Temnothorax longispinosus isolate EJ_2023e chromosome 6, Tlon_JGU_v1, whole genome shotgun sequence genome, one window contains:
- the LOC139815035 gene encoding ankyrin repeat and BTB/POZ domain-containing protein 2 isoform X3, with the protein MNLERPTMDGGQQPLFLGSTSGWGGISSPQQSTVQTASTPSEHYGGPLSLSICISDSGHEILRPKPRRPGGGNSREIYCPSYSKDFTENSPKSGVHDMVHMIPERDTDSVAPTPTPQHPRHSQHHHLNLHELRALQRRPECTGNSSSDENRSSGHASMSDTGGHTSSSSPPHRHHRAHSPQQLNAVPEDDRLSASVTQRNGRSRSGQNRNRHRATPAKLQVPWSGSGLEDIKLAIQQLTMRSHKSSSTYSSLSGSESSEPAVRRLMRHSSLETINTNVTSADEFVWVDSHNRLVELQQLPWTHHDVLRVLQNGRTREHMEQVSMETIPRLSYLLQRALVRIGRETQRLAKPIGLCSKHEVYSAFKIVLCPALADSCTKACLRAAAMFAVSGDQLKQSKASRSGLQLPVGRFLRWMSDVRLGRMIHEYAAIYLTAGIENLLEEILLQCVPTEPHTTLTATMLEHAIANSGDLWGLLQPYAHLNAGRTASGALAMPRWASVSSLNSSSSSRSGRDVAQSALEPSLLTTCVGSMSELIDLISKVAQAGRCPIPLTMRALHALFYYMRCSQLEHGERGSGIQELAYERAYVVLPPLVEWLRVAAAHTEHRHGLVMDQDDINQAARLLLPGVDCPVRPISSEEIAVCSKRIDDAEYVRLLTLDMAFKMLTSGRTDLIAQAMSLLPSTKINTVNDAGFTALMLACVNGDESAVMALLDAGADLNIESPPPTTSSSSNTPSKIPQTSGISNVRSPINQSAMITPNKTMSNANVASNSPNGPGGAIPSGICYAQTAFNAETQHWTALTYTALLGHCNIARILLERGAAVEGGAKLSEDKCTVTPLQAATGSGNNEMVALLLAHGAQPFLSTLIKDSFSYSGSVQRGCYSAISVATAHGQRSCLHQLLSHPLNFSAKRGEKEILSLEEILAEGNAGNSQQQTAEGRGARREGKEPVFNKIQTKALQEAMYHSAESNHLDITMELRGLKVGWTLHCWMHSLATAHEMRLDSVIDQLLQDFLQVCPDDYSTQFVQECLPLLFNIFRYSKKEGTTLLLADIFCTCFGWEPIKPIRDTTLSSGSRIDPKFVNNPELSDVQFRVEGRVFYGHKIVLVTSSPRFRNMLSSKLCEGNPPIVQINDIRYHIFQMVMEFLYHGGCATLEVNQSDVLELMAAANFFQLDGLLRYCEAQCSTMVDLDNIVSMYIHAKVYNAAQLLEYCQGFLLQNMVALLTYDDSVKRLLFAKKLPNHDVLAGLLLTLQSRIKARRSQQQNKIKA; encoded by the exons acCGGGCGGTGGAAATAGCCGCGAGATATATTGCCCTTCTTACTCTAAGGATTTCACCGAGAATTCCCCCAAAAGCGGGGTCCACGATATGGTCCATATGATACCGGAAAGAGATACGGACAGCGTGGCACCGACACCGACCCCGCAGCACCCCCGTCACTCCCAGCATCATCATCTCAATTTACACGAACTCCGTGCGCTTCAG AGGCGGCCGGAATGCACCGGCAACAGCTCCTCCGATGAGAATCGATCATCGGGACACGCGAGCATGTCGGATACTGGTGGCCACACGAGCAGTAGTTCACCGCCGCATCGTCATCATAGAGCCCACAGTCCTCAGCAATTGAACGCCGTGCCCGAAGACGATCGACTCTCGGCGTCGGTCACCCAAAGGAATGGCAGGAGTCGATCCGGACAGAACCGCAACCGGCACCGAGCTACTCCCGCTAAG CTACAGGTACCATGGTCGGGTTCTGGTTTGGAGGATATAAAACTGGCGATCCAACAGCTGACGATGCGCTCGCACAAATCTTCGTCCACATACTCTTCGTTGAGCGGCTCGGAGAGCTCGGAACCCGCAGTTAGGAGGCTGATGCGACACTCCAGCCTGGAGACGATTAACACCAATGTGACCAGTGCCGATGAGTTCGTCTGGGTAGACTCTCACAATCGTTTGGTGGAACTGCAGCAGCTACCGTGGACTCACCACGACGTGCTACGTGTACTTCAGAACGGTCGCACGAGAGAGCACATGGAGCAAGTCTCGATGGAGACGATTCCGCGGCTTTCCTATCTCCTGCAACGCGCGCTAGTCAGGATCGGCCGCGAGACTCAGAGATTAGCGAAGCCCATAGGTCTCTGCAGTAAGCACGAGGTGTACAGCGCCTTCAAGATCGTACTCTGCCCAGCTCTGGCGGATTCTTGCACCAAG GCTTGCCTTCGAGCTGCCGCGATGTTCGCTGTATCTGGCGATCAGCTGAAACAATCGAAGGCATCTCGTTCGGGACTACAATTGCCAGTCGGACGTTTCTTACGTTGGATGTCCGACGTGAGACTCGGGCGGATGATTCACGAGTATGCCGCGATATATCTGACGGCCGGGATCGAGAATCTTCTGGAGGAGATACTGCTACAATGCGTGCCGACCGAACCGCATACGACCCTCACGGCGACAATGCTGGAGCACGCTATAGCCAATAGCGGCGACTTATGGGGCCTGTTACAGCCATACGCGCATCTCAATGCCGGTCGAACGGCATCGG GCGCTCTCGCGATGCCTCGTTGGGCAAGTGTAAGTTCCTTGAactcgtcatcgtcgtcgcgcAGTGGGCGGGATGTAGCTCAGTCAGCTTTGGAACCGTCGTTGCTTACGACTTGCGTGGGATCGATGTCGGAATTGATCGATTTGATTTCCAAGGTAGCGCAAGCAGGACGCTGCCCCATACCATTGACAATGAGGGCGTTACATGCCCTATTTTATTACATGAGGTGCTCGCAG cTGGAGCACGGTGAACGTGGATCTGGAATACAGGAATTAGCTTACGAACGAGCTTACGTAGTGCTACCACCTTTAGTAGAATGGTTGCGAGTAGCTGCAGCGCACACCGAGCACAGACATGGTCTGGTCATGGATCAAGATGACATTAATCAAGCTGCCCGACTATTGTTGCCTGGTGTAGATTGTCCCGTTCGACCAATAAG CTCCGAGGAGATCGCAGTGTGTTCAAAGCGCATCGACGATGCCGAATACGTTCGGTTGCTGACGTTGGATATGGCCTTCAAGATGTTGACTAGCGGGCGGACGGATCTCATAGCCCAGGCAATGTCGTTGCTGCCTTCAACGAAAATCAACACGGTGAATGACGCCGGATTCACGGCTCTGATGTTAGCGTGCGTGAACGGTGATGAATCAGCTGTTATGGCTTTACTGGATGCCGGGGCAGACTTGAACATCGAAAGCCCGCCACCCACGACGAGCTCGTCCTCGAATACACCTTCCAAGATCCCACAAACGTCCGGTATATCGAACGTTAGAAGCCCGATCAATCAGTCGGCGATGATAACGCCCAATAAAACGATGTCGAACGCGAACGTAGCGTCTAATAGTCCTAACGGTCCTGGCGGAGCTATTCCTAGTGGCATATGTTACGCGCAGACCGCCTTCAATGCGGAGACGCAACACTGGACCGCTTTGACTTACACGGCTCTATTGGGTCACTGCAATATCGCCAGAATATTGTTGGAGAGAGGTGCCGCGGTGGAAGGCGGCGCGAAACTCAGCGAGGATAAGTGCACGGTTACGCCTCTGCAAGCAGCCACAGGGTCGGGAAACAACGAGATGGTAGCTCTGCTCCTGGCACACGGAGCGCAGCCGTTTCTGTCCACTCTAATCAAGGACTCGTTTTCCTACTCAGGTTCCGTGCAACGTGGTTGTTACAG cgCAATCTCGGTGGCAACGGCGCATGGCCAGAGAAGCTGTCTTCATCAACTGCTATCGCATCCACTCAACTTCTCAGCCAAgcgaggagaaaaagagatattatcTTTGGAAGAGATATTAGCGGAAGGTAACGCCGGTAATTCTCAACAGCAAACTGCCGAAGGAAGAGGAGCTCGCAGAGAAGGCAAGGAACCGGTATTTAATAAGATACAAACGAAGGCGTTACAAGAAGCGATGTATCATAGCGCGGAAAGCAATCATTTAG ATATTACCATGGAACTTCGCGGGTTAAAAGTAGGCTGGACATTACACTGTTGGATGCACAGTCTCGCAACAGCTCACGAAATGCGATTGGACTCGGTTATAGATCAATTACTTCAAGACTTTCTCCAAGTCTGCCCAGACGATTATTCCACGCAGTTCGTGCAGGAATGTTTGCCacttttattcaatatttttagatatagtaag AAGGAAGGCACGACGCTCTTGCTCGCTGATATATTTTGCACATGTTTCGGATGGGAGCCGATCAAACCGATTAGAGATACTACGCTTTCGAGCGGATCAAGAATCGATCCGAAGTTTGTGAATAATCCAGAATTAAGCGATGTGCAATTTAGAGTTGAAGGTCGTGTTTTCTATGGTCATAAAATTGTACTCGTAACATCTTCTCCAAGATTTAGGAATATGTTAAGCTCCAAACTATGTGAAGGCAATCCTCCTATTGTGCAAATTAATGACATAAGATATCACATATTCCAG aTGGTTATGGAATTTCTTTATCACGGTGGTTGCGCCACTTTGGAAGTTAATCAAAGTGATGTCCTGGAATTAATGGCAGCGGCTAATTTCTTTCAACTTGATGGCTTGCTCAGATACTGTGAGGCACAATGTTCCACGATGGTGGATCTTGACAATATTGTTTCTATGTACATTCACGCAaag GTCTATAACGCGGCACAGCTCCTAGAATATTGTCAAGggtttttgttacaaaatatgGTAGCTCTTCTGACGTATGATGATTCAGTCAAGCGTTTATTGTTCGCGAAAAAGTTACCGAATCACGACGTTCTCGCAGGCCTACTGCTCACCTTGCAATCACGAATAAAAGCCAGGCGATCTcaacaacaaaacaaaataaaagcttAG
- the LOC139815035 gene encoding ankyrin repeat and BTB/POZ domain-containing protein 2 isoform X1 — translation MPSTRRAQCTEDCRCVLCRELKGCKMSANGVEVQQKIGHEGANFILRRAVPFLPKPPAREEWREVARHDDYERSSTLEDRSRRGGNDGRDLKPWTPSNDIAKPGRDTSHKTVIYFGDSNPRPKEDKARQQQLQQPPPLPPSPPAPPPPPLPEACVQVTSRRNEDSETSLHPRNDETEARPRDASEREEDAGRRDSAMENGDPKAAHEIVVNVSPSREDVLRIEEDETQLEDYWSLPGDTSGFKADWSFVQQWRLRGPGGGNSREIYCPSYSKDFTENSPKSGVHDMVHMIPERDTDSVAPTPTPQHPRHSQHHHLNLHELRALQRRPECTGNSSSDENRSSGHASMSDTGGHTSSSSPPHRHHRAHSPQQLNAVPEDDRLSASVTQRNGRSRSGQNRNRHRATPAKLQVPWSGSGLEDIKLAIQQLTMRSHKSSSTYSSLSGSESSEPAVRRLMRHSSLETINTNVTSADEFVWVDSHNRLVELQQLPWTHHDVLRVLQNGRTREHMEQVSMETIPRLSYLLQRALVRIGRETQRLAKPIGLCSKHEVYSAFKIVLCPALADSCTKACLRAAAMFAVSGDQLKQSKASRSGLQLPVGRFLRWMSDVRLGRMIHEYAAIYLTAGIENLLEEILLQCVPTEPHTTLTATMLEHAIANSGDLWGLLQPYAHLNAGRTASGALAMPRWASVSSLNSSSSSRSGRDVAQSALEPSLLTTCVGSMSELIDLISKVAQAGRCPIPLTMRALHALFYYMRCSQLEHGERGSGIQELAYERAYVVLPPLVEWLRVAAAHTEHRHGLVMDQDDINQAARLLLPGVDCPVRPISSEEIAVCSKRIDDAEYVRLLTLDMAFKMLTSGRTDLIAQAMSLLPSTKINTVNDAGFTALMLACVNGDESAVMALLDAGADLNIESPPPTTSSSSNTPSKIPQTSGISNVRSPINQSAMITPNKTMSNANVASNSPNGPGGAIPSGICYAQTAFNAETQHWTALTYTALLGHCNIARILLERGAAVEGGAKLSEDKCTVTPLQAATGSGNNEMVALLLAHGAQPFLSTLIKDSFSYSGSVQRGCYSAISVATAHGQRSCLHQLLSHPLNFSAKRGEKEILSLEEILAEGNAGNSQQQTAEGRGARREGKEPVFNKIQTKALQEAMYHSAESNHLDITMELRGLKVGWTLHCWMHSLATAHEMRLDSVIDQLLQDFLQVCPDDYSTQFVQECLPLLFNIFRYSKKEGTTLLLADIFCTCFGWEPIKPIRDTTLSSGSRIDPKFVNNPELSDVQFRVEGRVFYGHKIVLVTSSPRFRNMLSSKLCEGNPPIVQINDIRYHIFQMVMEFLYHGGCATLEVNQSDVLELMAAANFFQLDGLLRYCEAQCSTMVDLDNIVSMYIHAKVYNAAQLLEYCQGFLLQNMVALLTYDDSVKRLLFAKKLPNHDVLAGLLLTLQSRIKARRSQQQNKIKA, via the exons ATGCCGTCCACGAGACGAGCCCAGTGCACCGAGGACTGCAGGTGCGTGTTGTGCCGCGAGTTGAAAGGCTGCAAGATGAGCGCCAACGGCGTCGAGGTTCAGCAGAAGATCGGCCACGAAGGGGCGAATTTTATTCTGCGCCGAGCCGTACCCTTCCTGCCGAAGCCTCCGGCGCGAGAGGAGTGGCGGGAAGTCGCGAGGCACGACGATTACGAGAGGAGCTCGACCTTGGAGGACCGAAGTCGCCGCGGCGGAAACGACGGTCGTGATCTCAAACCGTGGACGCCGAGCAACGACATCGCGAAACCGGGGAGGGACACAAGTCACAAGACGGTCATCTACTTCGGGGACTCGAATCCGAGACCGAAAGAGGACAAAGCGAGGCAGCAACAGCTGCAGCAGCCCCCGCCTCTGCCTCCGTCGCCGCcggcgccgccgccaccgccgttACCGGAAGCGTGCGTGCAGGTGACATCGAGACGCAACGAGGATTCCGAGACGTCGTTGCACCCGCGGAACGATGAGACGGAGGCTCGTCCGCGGGACGCGTCGGAGCGGGAAGAGGACGCTGGACGACGAGATTCCGCGATGGAGAACGGCGATCCCAAGGCCGCGCACGAGATCGTGGTGAACGTCAGCCCCAGCAGGGAGGACGTGCTGAGGATAGAGGAGGACGAAACCCAGCTGGAGGACTATTGGTCCTTGCCGGGGGATACGAGCGGGTTCAAGGCGGATTGGAGTTTCGTGCAGCAGTGGCGACTGAGGGG acCGGGCGGTGGAAATAGCCGCGAGATATATTGCCCTTCTTACTCTAAGGATTTCACCGAGAATTCCCCCAAAAGCGGGGTCCACGATATGGTCCATATGATACCGGAAAGAGATACGGACAGCGTGGCACCGACACCGACCCCGCAGCACCCCCGTCACTCCCAGCATCATCATCTCAATTTACACGAACTCCGTGCGCTTCAG AGGCGGCCGGAATGCACCGGCAACAGCTCCTCCGATGAGAATCGATCATCGGGACACGCGAGCATGTCGGATACTGGTGGCCACACGAGCAGTAGTTCACCGCCGCATCGTCATCATAGAGCCCACAGTCCTCAGCAATTGAACGCCGTGCCCGAAGACGATCGACTCTCGGCGTCGGTCACCCAAAGGAATGGCAGGAGTCGATCCGGACAGAACCGCAACCGGCACCGAGCTACTCCCGCTAAG CTACAGGTACCATGGTCGGGTTCTGGTTTGGAGGATATAAAACTGGCGATCCAACAGCTGACGATGCGCTCGCACAAATCTTCGTCCACATACTCTTCGTTGAGCGGCTCGGAGAGCTCGGAACCCGCAGTTAGGAGGCTGATGCGACACTCCAGCCTGGAGACGATTAACACCAATGTGACCAGTGCCGATGAGTTCGTCTGGGTAGACTCTCACAATCGTTTGGTGGAACTGCAGCAGCTACCGTGGACTCACCACGACGTGCTACGTGTACTTCAGAACGGTCGCACGAGAGAGCACATGGAGCAAGTCTCGATGGAGACGATTCCGCGGCTTTCCTATCTCCTGCAACGCGCGCTAGTCAGGATCGGCCGCGAGACTCAGAGATTAGCGAAGCCCATAGGTCTCTGCAGTAAGCACGAGGTGTACAGCGCCTTCAAGATCGTACTCTGCCCAGCTCTGGCGGATTCTTGCACCAAG GCTTGCCTTCGAGCTGCCGCGATGTTCGCTGTATCTGGCGATCAGCTGAAACAATCGAAGGCATCTCGTTCGGGACTACAATTGCCAGTCGGACGTTTCTTACGTTGGATGTCCGACGTGAGACTCGGGCGGATGATTCACGAGTATGCCGCGATATATCTGACGGCCGGGATCGAGAATCTTCTGGAGGAGATACTGCTACAATGCGTGCCGACCGAACCGCATACGACCCTCACGGCGACAATGCTGGAGCACGCTATAGCCAATAGCGGCGACTTATGGGGCCTGTTACAGCCATACGCGCATCTCAATGCCGGTCGAACGGCATCGG GCGCTCTCGCGATGCCTCGTTGGGCAAGTGTAAGTTCCTTGAactcgtcatcgtcgtcgcgcAGTGGGCGGGATGTAGCTCAGTCAGCTTTGGAACCGTCGTTGCTTACGACTTGCGTGGGATCGATGTCGGAATTGATCGATTTGATTTCCAAGGTAGCGCAAGCAGGACGCTGCCCCATACCATTGACAATGAGGGCGTTACATGCCCTATTTTATTACATGAGGTGCTCGCAG cTGGAGCACGGTGAACGTGGATCTGGAATACAGGAATTAGCTTACGAACGAGCTTACGTAGTGCTACCACCTTTAGTAGAATGGTTGCGAGTAGCTGCAGCGCACACCGAGCACAGACATGGTCTGGTCATGGATCAAGATGACATTAATCAAGCTGCCCGACTATTGTTGCCTGGTGTAGATTGTCCCGTTCGACCAATAAG CTCCGAGGAGATCGCAGTGTGTTCAAAGCGCATCGACGATGCCGAATACGTTCGGTTGCTGACGTTGGATATGGCCTTCAAGATGTTGACTAGCGGGCGGACGGATCTCATAGCCCAGGCAATGTCGTTGCTGCCTTCAACGAAAATCAACACGGTGAATGACGCCGGATTCACGGCTCTGATGTTAGCGTGCGTGAACGGTGATGAATCAGCTGTTATGGCTTTACTGGATGCCGGGGCAGACTTGAACATCGAAAGCCCGCCACCCACGACGAGCTCGTCCTCGAATACACCTTCCAAGATCCCACAAACGTCCGGTATATCGAACGTTAGAAGCCCGATCAATCAGTCGGCGATGATAACGCCCAATAAAACGATGTCGAACGCGAACGTAGCGTCTAATAGTCCTAACGGTCCTGGCGGAGCTATTCCTAGTGGCATATGTTACGCGCAGACCGCCTTCAATGCGGAGACGCAACACTGGACCGCTTTGACTTACACGGCTCTATTGGGTCACTGCAATATCGCCAGAATATTGTTGGAGAGAGGTGCCGCGGTGGAAGGCGGCGCGAAACTCAGCGAGGATAAGTGCACGGTTACGCCTCTGCAAGCAGCCACAGGGTCGGGAAACAACGAGATGGTAGCTCTGCTCCTGGCACACGGAGCGCAGCCGTTTCTGTCCACTCTAATCAAGGACTCGTTTTCCTACTCAGGTTCCGTGCAACGTGGTTGTTACAG cgCAATCTCGGTGGCAACGGCGCATGGCCAGAGAAGCTGTCTTCATCAACTGCTATCGCATCCACTCAACTTCTCAGCCAAgcgaggagaaaaagagatattatcTTTGGAAGAGATATTAGCGGAAGGTAACGCCGGTAATTCTCAACAGCAAACTGCCGAAGGAAGAGGAGCTCGCAGAGAAGGCAAGGAACCGGTATTTAATAAGATACAAACGAAGGCGTTACAAGAAGCGATGTATCATAGCGCGGAAAGCAATCATTTAG ATATTACCATGGAACTTCGCGGGTTAAAAGTAGGCTGGACATTACACTGTTGGATGCACAGTCTCGCAACAGCTCACGAAATGCGATTGGACTCGGTTATAGATCAATTACTTCAAGACTTTCTCCAAGTCTGCCCAGACGATTATTCCACGCAGTTCGTGCAGGAATGTTTGCCacttttattcaatatttttagatatagtaag AAGGAAGGCACGACGCTCTTGCTCGCTGATATATTTTGCACATGTTTCGGATGGGAGCCGATCAAACCGATTAGAGATACTACGCTTTCGAGCGGATCAAGAATCGATCCGAAGTTTGTGAATAATCCAGAATTAAGCGATGTGCAATTTAGAGTTGAAGGTCGTGTTTTCTATGGTCATAAAATTGTACTCGTAACATCTTCTCCAAGATTTAGGAATATGTTAAGCTCCAAACTATGTGAAGGCAATCCTCCTATTGTGCAAATTAATGACATAAGATATCACATATTCCAG aTGGTTATGGAATTTCTTTATCACGGTGGTTGCGCCACTTTGGAAGTTAATCAAAGTGATGTCCTGGAATTAATGGCAGCGGCTAATTTCTTTCAACTTGATGGCTTGCTCAGATACTGTGAGGCACAATGTTCCACGATGGTGGATCTTGACAATATTGTTTCTATGTACATTCACGCAaag GTCTATAACGCGGCACAGCTCCTAGAATATTGTCAAGggtttttgttacaaaatatgGTAGCTCTTCTGACGTATGATGATTCAGTCAAGCGTTTATTGTTCGCGAAAAAGTTACCGAATCACGACGTTCTCGCAGGCCTACTGCTCACCTTGCAATCACGAATAAAAGCCAGGCGATCTcaacaacaaaacaaaataaaagcttAG